From Clostridia bacterium, a single genomic window includes:
- a CDS encoding YebC/PmpR family DNA-binding transcriptional regulator, with protein sequence MSGHSKWNNIKNKKEKSDSQRAKIFTKFGREIAVAVKEGGADPDANAKLRDVIAKAKAANVPNDNISRSIKKAAGEDGGADYESIIYEGYGPSGVAVIVETLTDNRNRTASDVRHCFDKCGGNLGTQGCVSYMFDRKGIIIIDNEDSDLDEDTVMMDALDAGASDFSPEEGYFEILTEPNDLGVVRDALEEKGYAFSQAEVEYVPQTTVTLTDEDAIKNMNKMIDMLEDSDDVQNISHNWEE encoded by the coding sequence ATGTCAGGACATTCCAAATGGAACAACATCAAAAACAAAAAGGAAAAGAGTGACAGCCAGAGAGCCAAGATTTTCACCAAATTCGGCAGAGAAATCGCGGTGGCTGTCAAAGAAGGCGGTGCTGACCCCGATGCAAACGCAAAACTGCGTGACGTCATTGCAAAGGCAAAGGCTGCAAACGTGCCCAACGACAACATCTCCCGCTCCATCAAAAAGGCAGCCGGCGAAGACGGCGGTGCAGATTATGAAAGCATCATTTATGAAGGCTACGGTCCTTCGGGCGTTGCGGTTATCGTAGAAACCTTAACCGACAACCGTAACAGAACCGCTTCCGATGTACGTCATTGCTTTGACAAGTGTGGCGGTAACCTGGGTACTCAGGGCTGTGTAAGCTATATGTTCGACCGCAAGGGCATCATCATTATCGACAACGAAGACAGCGACCTGGACGAAGATACCGTTATGATGGATGCGTTAGATGCCGGTGCAAGCGATTTTTCGCCCGAGGAAGGCTATTTTGAAATTTTAACCGAACCCAATGATTTGGGTGTTGTTCGCGATGCGTTGGAAGAAAAGGGCTATGCCTTTTCCCAGGCAGAGGTGGAATATGTGCCCCAGACCACCGTTACTTTAACGGACGAGGATGCCATTAAAAACATGAATAAGATGATTGATATGCTGGAAGACAGCGACGATGTGCAGAACATTTCGCACAACTGGGAGGAATAA
- the trmL gene encoding tRNA (uridine(34)/cytosine(34)/5-carboxymethylaminomethyluridine(34)-2'-O)-methyltransferase TrmL, whose amino-acid sequence MARLNVVLIEPQIPQNTGNIVRTCAATNAVLHLVEPMGFKIDDKKLKRAGLDYWHLMEIHRYQSTEEFFEKNKDGHFFYFTTKGLNRHTDAEYPDNCYLVFGREDAGLPEALLYENKETCVRVPMQNDARSLNLSNTVAIAVYEVLRQWDYPELKTAGRLTKYNWQEE is encoded by the coding sequence ATGGCAAGATTGAATGTGGTACTGATTGAACCGCAAATCCCCCAGAACACCGGCAACATTGTGCGCACCTGTGCCGCAACCAACGCGGTTTTGCATCTGGTAGAGCCGATGGGCTTTAAAATTGATGACAAAAAGCTGAAGCGCGCAGGGCTGGATTACTGGCATTTGATGGAAATTCATCGGTATCAGAGCACAGAAGAATTTTTTGAAAAAAATAAGGACGGTCATTTCTTTTACTTTACCACAAAAGGCTTGAACCGTCATACCGACGCAGAGTATCCCGACAACTGCTATCTGGTTTTCGGCAGAGAGGACGCAGGGCTTCCCGAAGCACTCCTTTATGAAAATAAGGAAACGTGTGTCCGGGTGCCCATGCAGAACGATGCCAGAAGCTTAAACCTTTCCAACACAGTGGCAATTGCGGTGTACGAGGTGCTTCGGCAATGGGACTACCCCGAGTTGAAAACCGCGGGGCGTTTAACAAAATACAACTGGCAGGAGGAGTAA